One Roseomonas gilardii subsp. gilardii genomic region harbors:
- the hisC gene encoding histidinol-phosphate transaminase, whose protein sequence is MTVMPRPSILAVEPYVGGESRIPGVNRIVKLSSNEGAFGPPPSAVEAIRKMATEAHRYPDGGAKALREAIGAAHGLDPARIVCGNGSDELIALLIMAYGGEGTELVMSAYGFQMYELTGLWAGCRVIKVPERDLTADVDAMLAAVGPRTKLVFLTNPNNPTGTLLPQSEVERLRAGLRGDILLALDSAYAEYVTALGYDAGAKLVDASDNTVMLRTFSKIYGLGGMRLGWAYASSAIVDVLGRVRGPFNVNAAAAAAGIAALAEPGWIERNVAHNSAWRAKLSAALEAAGLPVRPSETNFVLVDFGSPERAKAADAHLRARGLIVRAMGGYGLPRYLRVTIGNAEECEMVIEALTGFARG, encoded by the coding sequence ATGACCGTGATGCCCCGCCCCTCCATCCTCGCCGTCGAACCCTATGTCGGCGGCGAATCCAGGATCCCGGGCGTGAACCGCATCGTGAAGCTGTCCTCCAACGAGGGCGCCTTCGGCCCGCCGCCCAGCGCGGTCGAGGCGATCCGGAAGATGGCCACGGAGGCGCACCGCTATCCCGATGGCGGGGCGAAGGCACTGCGCGAGGCGATCGGCGCGGCGCATGGGCTGGACCCGGCGCGCATCGTCTGCGGCAACGGATCGGACGAGCTGATCGCGCTGCTGATCATGGCCTATGGCGGCGAGGGCACGGAGCTCGTCATGTCCGCCTACGGCTTCCAGATGTATGAGCTGACCGGGCTCTGGGCCGGCTGCCGCGTCATCAAGGTGCCGGAGCGCGACCTGACCGCCGATGTGGACGCCATGCTGGCCGCGGTCGGTCCGCGCACGAAGCTGGTCTTCCTCACCAACCCGAACAACCCGACCGGCACGCTGCTGCCGCAGAGCGAGGTCGAGCGCCTGCGCGCAGGGCTGCGCGGCGACATCCTTCTGGCGCTGGATTCCGCCTATGCGGAATACGTCACCGCGCTGGGCTACGACGCCGGCGCGAAGCTCGTGGATGCCAGCGACAACACGGTGATGCTGCGCACCTTCAGCAAGATCTACGGGCTGGGCGGGATGCGGCTGGGCTGGGCCTATGCCTCGTCCGCCATCGTCGATGTGCTGGGCCGCGTGCGCGGGCCGTTCAACGTGAACGCCGCCGCCGCCGCCGCCGGCATCGCCGCCCTGGCCGAGCCGGGCTGGATCGAGAGGAACGTCGCGCACAACAGCGCCTGGCGCGCGAAGCTCAGCGCGGCGCTGGAGGCGGCCGGCCTGCCGGTGCGGCCGAGCGAGACCAATTTCGTGCTGGTGGATTTCGGCAGCCCCGAGCGCGCCAAGGCCGCCGACGCGCATCTGCGTGCGCGCGGGCTGATCGTGCGCGCCATGGGCGGCTATGGCCTGCCGCGCTATCTCCGCGTCACCATCGGCAATGCCGAGGAATGCGAGATGGTGATCGAGGCGCTCACCGGCTTCGCGCGCGGATGA
- a CDS encoding prephenate/arogenate dehydrogenase family protein, with protein MSDPLFRRLCIIGAGLIGSSLARLIRERGDIARHLVVHDSSAPVIGRVRELGLADTVEPNPVRAVEGCDAVILCVPVGAYHGVMSVIAPHLAPGCVLSDVGSTKSSVLRDLVPLLPEGVHLVPGHPMAGTEFSGPDAGFAALFQGRWVILTPPPGTDPAAVEKVAEMWRRAGSTLEVMDAAKHDKVVAIVSHLPHLIAFTICSTADDLAQETQDNILRFAASGFRDFTRIAASDVAMWRDIFLNNREALLEMLARFTEDAQALGRAVRWGEAEFIEDRIQRGRKVRRSLIEMKQA; from the coding sequence ATGAGCGACCCTCTCTTCCGCCGCCTCTGCATCATCGGCGCGGGGCTGATCGGCTCCTCCCTCGCCCGGCTGATCCGGGAACGGGGCGACATCGCCCGGCACCTGGTGGTGCATGACAGTTCCGCCCCGGTGATCGGGCGGGTCCGGGAACTGGGCCTCGCCGATACGGTGGAGCCCAACCCCGTGCGCGCCGTGGAAGGCTGCGACGCGGTCATCCTCTGCGTTCCCGTGGGCGCCTATCACGGGGTGATGTCGGTGATCGCGCCGCATCTCGCCCCCGGCTGCGTGCTGAGCGATGTCGGCAGCACCAAGAGCAGCGTGCTGCGCGACCTGGTGCCGCTGCTGCCGGAAGGGGTGCATCTGGTGCCGGGGCATCCCATGGCGGGCACCGAATTCTCCGGCCCCGATGCCGGCTTCGCCGCGCTGTTCCAGGGCCGCTGGGTGATCCTGACGCCGCCGCCCGGCACCGATCCGGCCGCGGTGGAGAAGGTCGCGGAGATGTGGCGCCGCGCGGGTTCGACGCTGGAGGTGATGGACGCCGCCAAGCACGACAAGGTGGTGGCCATCGTCTCCCACCTGCCGCACCTGATCGCTTTCACCATCTGTTCCACCGCCGACGATCTGGCGCAGGAGACGCAGGACAACATCCTGCGCTTCGCCGCCTCTGGCTTCCGCGACTTCACCCGCATCGCCGCCAGCGACGTGGCCATGTGGCGCGACATCTTCCTGAACAACCGCGAGGCGCTGCTGGAAATGCTGGCGCGCTTCACCGAGGACGCCCAGGCCCTGGGCCGCGCGGTGCGCTGGGGCGAGGCGGAGTTCATCGAGGACCGCATCCAGCGCGGGCGCAAGGTCCGGCGCTCGCTGATCGAGATGAAGCAGGCCTGA
- a CDS encoding zinc-finger domain-containing protein translates to MRDSGYTGYTPHIVPGVTPEDKVTVESRVVACDGGKGALGHPTIYMRIEDREVTCPYCSRTYVLAEGAGDDGHH, encoded by the coding sequence ATGCGCGACAGCGGCTACACCGGCTATACCCCCCATATCGTGCCCGGCGTGACGCCGGAGGATAAGGTCACGGTGGAAAGCCGGGTGGTGGCCTGTGACGGCGGCAAGGGCGCGCTGGGGCACCCCACCATCTACATGCGGATCGAGGACCGGGAGGTCACCTGCCCCTACTGCTCGCGCACCTATGTGCTGGCCGAGGGCGCCGGGGATGACGGCCACCACTGA
- the polA gene encoding DNA polymerase I has protein sequence MTEDAPSGTPHDSTGPEQEAATAAVTNMPGAAGDVPATPRGERHLILVDGAGYIFRAFHALPPMTNPEGVPVNAVFGFSGMLSNFLSRHVGSHIAVVFDASRTTFRNEIYPDYKAHRPEPPPELVPQFRMIREATAAFGVACVEQQGYEADDMIASYATAFARDGGRVTIVSSDKDLMQLVDERVELLDPIKQKPIRAAEVMEKFGVPPEKVVEVQALAGDPTDNVPGVPGIGIKTAAQLIETYGDVETLLSRLSEIRQPKRRQTLEENAENARISRRLVELDRNAPLPHPVEEFVTRPPEPARLSGFLERNGFRSLQHRLGLNQDGLRDSGARRPPAALEAPVPAEPLAVPAEAAPFGPYETITDLATLEGWIARAREAGVVAVDTETDSLDALAANLVGVCLAVAPGQAAYLPLRHASGDLLQPAPQQVPFEEAIALLRPLLAEPGTLKVLHNAKYDTEVLARPENGGLTVGPVDDTMLLSYSLDAGRHGHGMDELSRRHLAHQPITYDEVTGTGRARKPFAQVPLDQATAYAAEDADVTLRLWLALKPLLRERKALALYEQVERRMIAVLRDMETAGIKVDGVELARIGEDFSQRMVALEAEIHGLAGRAFNVGSPKQLGEILFGEMGLPGGRKGKTGAYSTDVFVLEELAAQGHELPRKVLDWRQLSKLKSTYVEGLQAQIAADGRVHTDFSMAITSTGRLSSTEPNLQNIPIRTEEGARIRRAFVAEPGHVLLAADYSQIELRLLAHMADVPTLREAFSKGEDIHTRTAREIFRLPEGAPVDRELRRRAKTVNFGIIYGISAFGLGPRLGISPGEARGIIDAYFAQYPGIRDAMEAIKEEARINGFVRTSFGRALWIPDITAKQAQIRANAERQAINAPFQGGAAEIIKRAMVRMPLALREAGLSARMLLQVHDELLFEVPEGEVEATATLVREVMEGVATLHVPLSVEVGTGHSWAEAH, from the coding sequence ATGACCGAGGATGCGCCCTCCGGGACCCCCCATGACAGCACGGGTCCGGAGCAGGAAGCGGCCACGGCCGCCGTCACCAACATGCCGGGCGCGGCGGGCGACGTGCCGGCCACGCCCCGGGGCGAGCGGCACCTGATCCTGGTGGACGGGGCCGGCTACATCTTCCGGGCCTTCCATGCCCTGCCGCCGATGACCAATCCGGAGGGCGTGCCAGTGAACGCCGTCTTCGGCTTTTCCGGCATGCTGTCGAACTTCCTGTCCAGGCATGTGGGCAGCCACATCGCCGTGGTCTTCGACGCCTCCCGCACCACCTTCCGCAACGAGATCTACCCCGACTACAAGGCGCACCGGCCCGAGCCGCCGCCGGAACTGGTGCCGCAGTTCAGGATGATCCGCGAGGCCACGGCGGCCTTCGGCGTCGCCTGCGTGGAGCAGCAGGGCTATGAGGCGGACGACATGATCGCCTCCTATGCCACCGCCTTCGCGCGGGATGGCGGACGGGTGACGATCGTCTCCTCCGACAAGGACCTGATGCAGCTCGTGGACGAGCGTGTCGAGCTGCTGGACCCGATCAAGCAGAAGCCGATCCGCGCCGCCGAGGTGATGGAGAAGTTCGGCGTGCCGCCGGAGAAGGTGGTCGAGGTGCAGGCGCTGGCCGGCGATCCCACCGACAACGTGCCGGGCGTGCCGGGCATCGGCATCAAGACCGCCGCCCAGCTCATCGAGACCTATGGCGACGTGGAGACGCTGCTCTCCCGCCTATCCGAGATCAGGCAGCCCAAGCGCCGCCAGACGCTGGAGGAGAATGCGGAGAATGCCCGCATCAGCCGCCGGCTGGTGGAGCTGGACCGCAACGCTCCCCTGCCACATCCGGTGGAGGAATTCGTCACCCGGCCGCCCGAGCCGGCGCGGCTGAGCGGCTTCCTGGAGCGCAACGGCTTCCGCTCGCTGCAGCACCGGCTGGGGCTGAATCAGGACGGGCTGCGCGACAGCGGGGCGCGCCGCCCGCCAGCCGCGCTGGAGGCGCCTGTGCCGGCGGAGCCGTTGGCGGTGCCGGCCGAGGCCGCGCCCTTCGGCCCCTATGAGACGATCACCGACCTCGCCACGCTGGAGGGCTGGATCGCCCGGGCGCGCGAAGCCGGGGTGGTGGCGGTGGACACGGAGACGGACAGCCTGGACGCGCTGGCGGCCAATCTGGTGGGCGTCTGCCTCGCCGTGGCGCCGGGACAGGCGGCCTATCTGCCGCTGCGCCATGCCTCGGGCGACCTGTTGCAGCCGGCGCCGCAGCAGGTGCCCTTCGAGGAGGCCATCGCCCTGCTGCGCCCGCTGCTGGCCGAGCCCGGCACGCTGAAGGTGCTGCACAACGCGAAATACGACACCGAGGTCCTGGCGCGCCCCGAGAATGGCGGCCTCACGGTCGGGCCGGTGGACGACACCATGCTGCTCTCCTACAGCCTCGATGCCGGGCGGCATGGGCATGGGATGGATGAGCTGTCCCGCCGGCACCTCGCGCACCAGCCGATCACCTATGACGAGGTGACCGGCACGGGCCGGGCGCGCAAGCCCTTCGCCCAGGTGCCGCTGGACCAGGCCACCGCCTATGCCGCCGAGGATGCGGATGTCACGCTGCGCCTCTGGCTGGCGCTGAAGCCGCTCCTGCGCGAGCGCAAGGCGCTCGCCCTCTACGAGCAGGTCGAGCGCCGCATGATCGCCGTGCTGCGCGACATGGAGACGGCCGGCATCAAGGTGGACGGCGTGGAGCTGGCGCGGATCGGCGAGGATTTCTCGCAGCGCATGGTGGCGCTGGAGGCGGAGATCCATGGCCTCGCCGGCCGCGCCTTCAATGTCGGCTCCCCCAAGCAGCTCGGCGAGATCCTGTTCGGCGAGATGGGCCTGCCCGGCGGCCGCAAGGGCAAGACCGGCGCCTATTCCACCGATGTCTTCGTGCTGGAGGAACTGGCGGCGCAGGGCCACGAGCTGCCCCGCAAGGTGCTGGACTGGCGGCAGCTCTCCAAGCTGAAATCCACCTATGTGGAGGGGCTGCAGGCGCAGATCGCCGCCGATGGCCGCGTACACACCGATTTCAGCATGGCCATCACCTCCACCGGCCGGCTGTCCTCCACCGAGCCCAACCTGCAGAACATCCCCATCCGCACGGAGGAAGGCGCCAGGATCCGCCGCGCCTTCGTGGCGGAGCCGGGCCATGTGCTGCTGGCGGCGGATTATTCGCAGATCGAGCTGCGGCTGCTGGCCCATATGGCTGACGTGCCGACGCTGCGCGAAGCCTTCAGCAAGGGCGAGGACATCCACACCCGCACGGCGCGGGAGATCTTCCGCCTGCCGGAGGGGGCGCCGGTGGACCGTGAGTTGCGCCGCCGGGCCAAGACGGTGAATTTCGGCATCATCTACGGCATCTCGGCCTTCGGCCTGGGGCCGCGGCTGGGCATTTCCCCGGGCGAGGCGCGGGGGATCATCGACGCCTATTTCGCGCAGTATCCGGGCATCCGCGACGCGATGGAGGCAATCAAGGAGGAGGCCCGGATCAACGGCTTCGTCCGCACCTCCTTCGGCCGGGCGCTCTGGATTCCCGACATCACCGCCAAGCAGGCACAGATCCGCGCCAATGCCGAGCGGCAGGCGATCAACGCCCCCTTCCAGGGGGGCGCGGCGGAGATCATCAAGCGCGCCATGGTCCGCATGCCGCTGGCGCTGCGCGAGGCCGGGCTGTCGGCGCGGATGCTGTTGCAGGTGCATGACGAACTGCTCTTCGAGGTGCCGGAGGGCGAGGTCGAGGCGACCGCGACGCTGGTGCGGGAGGTGATGGAGGGCGTGGCGACCCTGCATGTCCCCCTCTCCGTGGAGGTCGGCACGGGGCATTCCTGGGCCGAGGCGCACTGA